Within the Thermoanaerobaculia bacterium genome, the region GAAGAGCTCGAGGACCCACTGGTCGACCGGAAGCTTGAGCGGCGGCACGCTCGGCTCGGGCGGCCCCTCCTCGAACGCATAGGCGCCCTCTCCCCACGAGAGGACGCGCGAGAGCGATTCGATCGCCGAGATCTTCAGCCCCCAGTTCGTCTCGCGGCGCGAGATCACCCCCGACGCCGCGGCGACCGCGAACCGGTCCTCGAAATCGCCGACGGTCAGCGCCTCGTACGTCGCGCGCTGCACCTTCCCGGCGCGGATCAGCACCTCGGCGGGCGCGATCTCGGGAGGAGCGTCGAGCGCGACGAGCTCCCCGTCTTCGAAGCCGAAACGGACCGTCTCCCCGGCGGGCCCCGTCACTCGGAGCGCGCCGGAAACGCCCCCGCGCCCGGCCGCGCAGAGCGCCGCGAGCACGTCGACCGACGCGAGAGAGCCGGAGATCCCGAACGTCTCCTTCATTGCCCGCGGAGGTGCTCGATGACGTTCTCGGCCGCGCGCGGCCCGACGACGCTCGCGATCTCTTCGCGGGGCGCCTGGCGAACCCCGCCCACGGAGCCGAACCGGCGGAGGAGCTTCTTCGCCTTGATCGGACCCACCCCGGGAACCCCGCGCAGGCTCGTCGTGAGCGCGACCGATCTCCGCGTGCGCCGGTGTCTGCCGATCGCGAAACGGTGCGCCTCGTCGCGGACCCGCTGCACGAGCCTCAACGCGCTCTCGTGGCGGGCGAGCCGGATCGGGTCGGGGCGCCCGGGAACGTAGAGCTCCTCCTCCTTCTTGGCCAGGCCGACGACGGGGACCTCGACTCCGATCCGGTCCAGCGCCGTGATCGCCGCCGAGAGCTGCCCCCGGCCGCCGTCGACGAGGACGAGGTCGGGAAGCGCGCCGCCCTCGGCCGCGACCCGCGAGTAGCGCCGCGAAACGGCTTCCGCCATGGACGCGAAATCGTCGGGCGCGAGGAGGTCCTGCGCGTGGATCTTGAAGAGCCGGTAGTCGGACTTCTTCGGGCGGCCGCCCTCGAACACGACCATCGACGCGTACGAGGTCGTCCCCTGGATGTGGGAGATGTCGAAGCCTTCGATGCGGCGCGCGGGCTCCGGGAGCCCGAGAAGGCGCGAAAGGCGGGCGACGGCGTCCTCCTCCGCCGTCTTCGAGCGGCGGAACCGGACGTGGTGCCGCGCCTTCGCGTTGACCATCGCCATCTCGAGGCGATCCTTCGCCGGGCCCCGCTGCGGCCGGCGCACGACGACGCGGCTCCCCTTCTTCGCCGTCAGGAACTCCTCGAGGAGCTCGCGGTCGGGAAGGTCGAACGGGACCTGAACTTCATCGGGAAGAAAGGTCGTCTGGTCGTAGAACTGCGCGATCACCGTCGAGAGGAGCTCCTCGGGAGCCGTCCCCTCCACCTTCTCGAAGAAGAGCTCCCGCCGGTCGAGGATCGTGCCCCCGCGCGCGACGAGCACCTGGATCGCGGCGTCGCCGCCGTCCTCGTGGATCCCCCAGGTGTCGGCGTCTTCGCCCGAGAGGCGCTGGACGACCTGCCGCTCGGCGAGCTCCTCGACGGTACGCAGCGCGTCGCGGTACGCCGCCGCCATCTCGAAGTTCTCCGACGCCGCCGCCTCCTCCATCTTCTTCTCGAGACTCCGCGAGAGCTCCGTGTTCTTTCCCTGCAGGAAAAGAATCACGTCGCGGACCGCTTCGTCGTAGGCCTCCTTCGTCGTGAGCCCCGCGACGCACGGCGCGAGGCAGGCGTGCAGGTCGTAGTACAGGCACGGGCGGGGCAGGCGTCCGTCGATCTCGATCGAGCACGTCCGGATCTGGAAGTGGCGGGTGATCATCTTCATCGTGCGCCGGACGAGGCCGCCCCAGAACGGGCCGAAGTAGGAATGCCCGTCGTCGAGGACCCGGCGCGTGACGAGCGCGCGCGGCCACTCCTCTCCCGTCGTGATCTTGATGTACGGATAGGTCTTGTCGTCGCGGAGGCAGACGTTGTAACGCGGATGGTGCTTCTTGATGAGGGCGTTCTCGAGCAGGAGCGCCTCGAGCTCGGTCCGGGTGACGATCGTCTCGAGCGATCGGTATTCCGACAGCAGCGCGCGCGTCTTGACGTCCTCGATCGTCTTGTGGAAATAGGAGGAGACGCGCTTCTTGAGCGAGCGCGCCTTGCCCACGTACACGATCCGGTCGCGCGAGTTCCGGAAGAGATACACGCCGGGGGCGTCGGGGAGATTTTCCGGAGGCGCGGGTGTTTCGAACGCCGCCACGTCCTAATTATAAACGGACGAGCATTTTGCGCTCGAACGGGACGAGTTCGGGAAGAATATGATCGCCCGATGAAGGAGTGCCCGTTCTGCCTCCGTCCCGTCGGGAACGACGTGATCGAGTGTCCGAACTGCCACAACAACGTGGACATCTTCCGGACGGGCTACTTCGCGCGGCCCAAGCTCTCGCGCCCCAAGACCGCGGTCATCTGGACCGTCGCGATCGTGGTCGTGCTCCTGCTCGCGGTCGGGCTCTACCGCGGCTGCGCCGTCAGCCGGCGCGCCGATCCATCGCGCGCCGCGCTTCGACGCACCGGCAACTGACCGGCCGCGCCCTCCCGGTGAGACCGCTGCCGGGTCCGGGCGCCCCCGCGGTCAGCCCCGGAAGATCTGCAGCTCTCTGAGCTTCCTGAGCTCGTCCCGGACCGACGCCGCCTTCTCGAACTCGAGGTCGCGGGCCGCGGCCCGCATCTCCTTCTCGAGCGAAGCGATCTTCTTCGAGAGCGCCTCCTCGTCGACGGGTGTGGCCCGCTTCTGAATCTGGAGCGGCTCGAGGTAGTCGAGGTTCGACATCGCGAGCAGCGGCGAATCGAGCGACTTCACGATCGACGCGGGCTCGATCCCGTGCTCGAGGTTGTAGGCCGTCTGCTTCTCGCGGCGGCGGCGCGTCTCGTCGATCGCGCGCCGCATCGACTCCGTCGTCGCGTCCGCGTAGAAGATGACGCGCCCGGCGAGATTTCGCGCCGCGCGTCCCGACGTCTGGATGAGCGAGGTCGTGCTCCGCAGGAAGCCCTCCTTGTCCGCATCGAGAATCGCGACGACCGCCACCTCGGGGATGTCGAGCCCCTCCCGCAGGAGGTTGATCCCGATCAGGCAGTCGAACGTCCCCTTCCGGAACTCGCCGATCAGGCGCACGCGGTCGAGGGTCTGGATGTCGGAGTGCAGGTACTGGCACCGGATGCCGAGCTCGGTGAAGTAGTTCGTCAGGTCCTCGGACATGCGCTTCGTCAGCGTCGTGACCATGACCCGCTCGCGCCGCGACGCCGCCTCGCGGACGACGCCGAGGAGATCGTCGACCTGCCCCTTGACGGGCCGGATCTCGATCTCCGGGTCGACGAGTCCCGTCGGACGGATGAGCTGTTCCACGATCTCGCCGCCGCTCTGCACGAGCTCGTATTCGGCGGGTGTGGCGGAGACGTAGACCGTCTGGCCGATGCGCTCCCGGAACTCGTCGAACGTCAGCGGCCGGTTGTCGAGCGCCGAAGGCAGCCGGAACCCGAAGTCGACGAGCGTCTTCTTCCGCGACTGGTCGCCGAAGTACATTCCGCGGACCTGGGGGATCGTCACGTGCGATTCGTCCACCATCAGGAGGAAGTCGGCGGGGAAGTAGTCGATGAGGGTCGGGGGCGGCTCGCCGGGACGGCGCCGCGACAAATGCCGCGAATAGTTCTCGATCCCGTTGCAGTACCCGAGCTCGCGGATCATCTCGATGTCGAACATCGTTCGCTGGTGGAGGCGCTGCGCCTCCAGCTTCCTGTTCTCGGCGTTGAGCTCGGCGAGCCGCTCCTCCAGCTCGACCTGGATGTCCGTGATCGCGAGGTCGAGGACGGAGCGCGGCGTCGCGTAGAACGTCCTCGGGTAGATCGCGAGGCGCGGCACGCGGGCGAGGACGCTGCCGCGCAGCGGATCGATGCGCGAGATCTTCTCGATCTCCTCGCCGAAGAACTCGACGCGGACGGCGGCGTCCTCGTATGCCGGGGCGATCTCGACCACGTCCCCGCGCACGCGGAACGTGCCGCGCGCCAGGTCCGCGTTCGTGCGCTCGTATTGCATCGCGACGAGCTTTCGCAGGAGCGCCGGAACGCCGGCCGCGTCCCCGACCTCGAGGAACGCGAGCATGTCGTAGTACGACTCCGGGCTCCCGAGGCCGTAGATGCACGACACGGAGGCGATGACGATCACGTCGCGGCGCTCGAACAGCGCCTTCGAGGCCGACAGGCGCAGCTTGTCGATCTCCTCGTTGCGCGAGGTCTCCTTCTCGATGTACGTGTCCGTCTGCGGGACGTACGCCTCCGGCTGGTAGTAGTCGTAGTAGGAGACGAAATACTCGACGGCGTTGTCCGGGAAGAACGTCTTGAACTCCTGGTAGAGCTGCGCCGCGAGCGTCTTGTTGTGCGAGAGGACGAGGGTCGGCCGGTTGACGGTCTCGATCACCTTCGCCATCGTGAACGTCTTCCCGGAGCCGGTGACGCCGAGGAGCACCTGGTCCTTCTTTCCGGAACGAAGCCCGCCGACGAGCGCTTCGATCGCGGAGGGCTGGTCTCCCTGCGGCGTGAATTCCGAGACGAGCCGGAAGGCGCCGCTCGTCCGCTGCTGCGACTCGCGAAACGACGCCGGCTTGTCCGTGTCGATCCGGGTCGCCGGCCGCTCGACCGTCGACGTCCCCGGGAGTTTCCTGACCCTCACGCCGCGCGCGCGGCCGGAGCGGCGGCGCCCGCCAGCCGGTCGAGGAACCGCGCGAGCGACCGCACGTCGGA harbors:
- a CDS encoding DUF4388 domain-containing protein, which produces MKETFGISGSLASVDVLAALCAAGRGGVSGALRVTGPAGETVRFGFEDGELVALDAPPEIAPAEVLIRAGKVQRATYEALTVGDFEDRFAVAAASGVISRRETNWGLKISAIESLSRVLSWGEGAYAFEEGPPEPSVPPLKLPVDQWVLELFLRSNDRGFVVRHIGPTDIPVARAADFGAAFARLGLTADADAVVDGIDGRRTIEQVVKRSRADEFATLKLLGALIVLGLVRPIHEMPTAPAAPAEPPAAVPAA
- the uvrC gene encoding excinuclease ABC subunit UvrC, whose translation is MAAFETPAPPENLPDAPGVYLFRNSRDRIVYVGKARSLKKRVSSYFHKTIEDVKTRALLSEYRSLETIVTRTELEALLLENALIKKHHPRYNVCLRDDKTYPYIKITTGEEWPRALVTRRVLDDGHSYFGPFWGGLVRRTMKMITRHFQIRTCSIEIDGRLPRPCLYYDLHACLAPCVAGLTTKEAYDEAVRDVILFLQGKNTELSRSLEKKMEEAAASENFEMAAAYRDALRTVEELAERQVVQRLSGEDADTWGIHEDGGDAAIQVLVARGGTILDRRELFFEKVEGTAPEELLSTVIAQFYDQTTFLPDEVQVPFDLPDRELLEEFLTAKKGSRVVVRRPQRGPAKDRLEMAMVNAKARHHVRFRRSKTAEEDAVARLSRLLGLPEPARRIEGFDISHIQGTTSYASMVVFEGGRPKKSDYRLFKIHAQDLLAPDDFASMAEAVSRRYSRVAAEGGALPDLVLVDGGRGQLSAAITALDRIGVEVPVVGLAKKEEELYVPGRPDPIRLARHESALRLVQRVRDEAHRFAIGRHRRTRRSVALTTSLRGVPGVGPIKAKKLLRRFGSVGGVRQAPREEIASVVGPRAAENVIEHLRGQ
- the uvrB gene encoding excinuclease ABC subunit UvrB codes for the protein MDTDKPASFRESQQRTSGAFRLVSEFTPQGDQPSAIEALVGGLRSGKKDQVLLGVTGSGKTFTMAKVIETVNRPTLVLSHNKTLAAQLYQEFKTFFPDNAVEYFVSYYDYYQPEAYVPQTDTYIEKETSRNEEIDKLRLSASKALFERRDVIVIASVSCIYGLGSPESYYDMLAFLEVGDAAGVPALLRKLVAMQYERTNADLARGTFRVRGDVVEIAPAYEDAAVRVEFFGEEIEKISRIDPLRGSVLARVPRLAIYPRTFYATPRSVLDLAITDIQVELEERLAELNAENRKLEAQRLHQRTMFDIEMIRELGYCNGIENYSRHLSRRRPGEPPPTLIDYFPADFLLMVDESHVTIPQVRGMYFGDQSRKKTLVDFGFRLPSALDNRPLTFDEFRERIGQTVYVSATPAEYELVQSGGEIVEQLIRPTGLVDPEIEIRPVKGQVDDLLGVVREAASRRERVMVTTLTKRMSEDLTNYFTELGIRCQYLHSDIQTLDRVRLIGEFRKGTFDCLIGINLLREGLDIPEVAVVAILDADKEGFLRSTTSLIQTSGRAARNLAGRVIFYADATTESMRRAIDETRRRREKQTAYNLEHGIEPASIVKSLDSPLLAMSNLDYLEPLQIQKRATPVDEEALSKKIASLEKEMRAAARDLEFEKAASVRDELRKLRELQIFRG